A portion of the Podospora pseudoanserina strain CBS 124.78 chromosome 2, whole genome shotgun sequence genome contains these proteins:
- a CDS encoding hypothetical protein (EggNog:ENOG503P503) encodes MDDPWRSPWTATDVDPDKDHKLPSPSLSKSDLAPPPRALLSGTSSPRLSAAVESSPWGDDGDGFGDWADASTPAADTSSVHSGWGGGWATSPNLAAVRRDDDSGRLSPIAWPGNIATPKPANGSAFRQPSPDPWATESSFDKPPAEIDAPQVIVDLASPRATHFETLKATTGLGAIGLDAGWDSASVEENREGSTEVTDPQNHEEKRVEDPAQLPRHNGEFRSYTPSNEGTDHDDDHQDSPITSIDEDHRGRQREPARPAGKVQELVVKFDGLAKAKSQESLRVPRSKSSGSGSVGKRDASSDNGDFGDFEDTEDVKSQPPPDPVKQPVAPQSSEDAERPVTPPSSQDLKSPLTPPSSKSKCEDETPTKRSPQVKSSGVASPEVPIRPKIVRPTFEVNLDQVGELFESMKVPVKLPIISIDGEIAERVITDSFNEISERKLWYRLSRLGSARRHDAADEDSYRRITWPTSTVRQEVITIVRRWMEEDSIAGRVALGGGISKTQKNMFGWDSSAEPVGLDAVFGKRKQESRAAPPQPIQISDSLASFLEPPTPTTSRSAHSVASPPPAVQSPPVASFGWSESPAFAPTPTATLAPPPRPSTGGSAPSALPSTAGHSRTASQPAVFCAPTAFSPAPIAEANHDDGEDDDEDWGEMVSSPVESKPAGSQSLDYAFAAPIAPPTSASTLSDPEATGETRPSASDPWSTMDFSMFDAPAPALSQSKAPAALPTPSDTPLAFSPIVVTFPLSLSETPTPSPTFTPPTQTSPPPPRGLLSARPFTPSVPSRLSEHMSVPPDPVPPIQDPIHDLTTSDDEVAKQIIANLPDLSYMLR; translated from the coding sequence ATGGACGATCCATGGCGCTCACCATGGACTGCGACCGACGTCGACCCCGACAAAGACCACAagcttccctctccctctctctccaaaTCCGACCTcgctcctccaccgcgcGCGCTTCTCTCGGGCACCAGCTCTCCACGACTCTCGGCGGCAGTCGAATCTTCGCCATGGGGCGATGACGGGGATGGCTTCGGGGACTGGGCCGACGCTTCGACACCGGCGGCCGATACCTCCTCGGTTCATTCGGGATGGGGCGGTGGGTGGGCAACGAGTCCGAATCTTGCGGCCGTTCGACGAGACGATGATTCTGGCAGGTTAAGCCCAATCGCGTGGCCTGGTAACATTGCGACGCCAAAACCAGCAAACGGCTCCGCCTTTCGACAACCCTCGCCCGATCCCTGGGCAACCGAGTCTTCGTTCGACAAACCGCCAGCGGAAATCGACGCACCCCAAGTAATCGTCGATCTTGCCTCTCCTCGAGCGACGCACTTCGAGACGCTGAAAGCCACAACCGGTTTGGGGGCGATTGGCCTGGATGCTGGATGGGATAGTGCCTCGGTGGAAGAGAACAGAGAAGGATCAACCGAGGTCACGGATCCCCAGAATCATGAAGAAAAGCGAGTAGAGGATCCGGCACAGCTTCCGCGGCACAATGGCGAGTTTCGCTCGTACACTCCGTCGAACGAAGGGACAGATCACGACGATGATCATCAAGACTCGCCCATAACGTCCATTGACGAGGACCACAGAGGCCGTCAACGAGAACCGGCCCGGCCTGCTGGTAAGGTCCAGGAGCTGGTCGTCAAGTTCGATGGTCTTGCCAAGGCTAAGAGCCAGGAGAGCTTGCGTGTCCCTCGGTCGAAGAGCAGCGGCAGTGGCAGTGTGGGCAAACGGGATGCCTCGAGTGACAATGGTGATTTTGGTGACTTCGAGGATACAGAGGACGTCAAATCACAGCCACCCCCAGATCCCGTGAAACAACCGGTGGCACCTCAGAGTTCGGAAGACGCGGAACGACCTGtcacacctccctcatcgcAAGACCTAAAGTCACCACTcactcctccttcatcaaagTCAAAATGTGAAGACGAAACTCCCACAAAGCGATCTCCCCAGGTAAAGTCCAGTGGCGTTGCTTCCCCCGAAGTTCCTATCAGACCGAAAATCGTCCGTCCGACCTTTGAAGTCAATTTGGACCAAGTTGGTGAACTTTTCGAGTCGATGAAAGTTCCTGTTAAACTGCCCATCATCAGTATTGATGGTGAGATTGCGGAGCGTGTCATCACCGACAGCTTCAACGAGATATCTGAACGAAAGCTGTGGTACCGTTTGTCTCGGTTGGGATCGGCGAGGAGACACGATGCTGCAGATGAAGACAGCTATAGACGGATCACTTGGCCGACGTCCACAGTTCGTCAGGAAGTCATTACAATCGTCCGCCGGTGGATGGAGGAAGACTCCATTGCTGGCCGAGTGGCTCTTGGCGGAGGCATATCCAAGACTCAGAAGAATATGTTCGGCTGGGATTCCTCTGCCGAGCCTGTTGGTCTGGATGCTGTCTTTGGCAAGCGAAAACAGGAATCTAGGGCAGCTCCACCGCAGCCGATCCAGATCTCAGATTCCCTGGCGTCTTTTCTTGAACCACCAACTCCTACGACGTCTAGATCAGCCCACAGTGTCgcatcacccccaccagCTGTACAAAGCCCGCCGGTTGCTTCCTTCGGGTGGAGTGAGAGCCCTGCATTTGCTCCCACGCCAACTGCAACCCTTGCACCACCCCCACGACCATCAACAGGCGGGAGCGCGCCCTCAGCCTTACCGTCAACAGCAGGTCATTCACGTACCGCCTCGCAGCCGGCAGTGTTCTGTGCTCCAACAGCATTTTCACCTGCGCCAATAGCCGAAGCAAACCATGACGAtggagaagacgatgatgaagactGGGGTGAAATGGTCTCTTCACCAGTTGAGTCAAAGCCCGCTGGATCCCAGAGCTTGGATTATGCCTTTGCGGCCCCAATTGCTCCTCCTACCTCAGCATCTACACTGTCAGACCCTGAAGCGACTGGTGAAACTAGACCTTCTGCGAGCGACCCATGGTCAACAATGGACTTTTCGATGTTTGACGCTCCAGCTCCGGCTTTGTCTCAGTCCAAAGCGCCAGCCGCTCTACCGACGCCTTCAGATACACCTCTCGCCTTCTCGCCCATAGTTGTGACATTTCCGCTGTCTCTTTCAGAAACGCCcacaccgtcaccaacaTTCACGCCACCAACACAaacttcaccacctccaccaaggGGACTTCTCAGCGCACGACCTTTTACACCATCAGTGCCATCGCGGCTGTCAGAGCACATGTCCGTGCCACCAGATCCTGTTCCCCCCATCCAGGATCCCATCCACGATCTGACTACGAGTGACGATGAAGTGGCTAAACAGATCATCGCAAACCTCCCCGACCTGTCATACATGTTGCGATGA